The genomic region tatatagaaaagtttcgcatttgttcaagctttccaattccatatcattttctgCGTTCGGACGCactaaaaaattagctcaaaaatacgaactcggtaggactttgaccattttctaaattactcttaaacaattcaaaattagaaaaaaaactttcaagatgaaaaagtagcgcattttcataagctttttaacgccatatcatatgcctccattggattagccatttagaaatgacatcgaaaaaacgaactcagctgttcggtttacgaaattttacgtttttttcagaaaactctttaaccatagggaattagagaaaactttcaacatgtggaaggagcgggtttgcagcagctttccaacgccatattatatgccttattccgacaaacggtttagaaatgcgatcaaaaatacgattcacgttttttgtgcgaagaaaaaacggttttcaaaactgctcttaaaccgcttatattttgccaaaaatttgagttgggtcatgatattggggtccatagctttccaacggtatatcgcaagtcccatttgggcaatgttggcggaagttcaacctagttcacagagaagttcaacgtactactagcggggcaggtcaagttgtgatcagaatattctgatctcgtgatcagaatagtgtttatatatatatatattagacgTATTTTAGATTGTAGATTCGCTCGTTTTtctctgtatgtagttcatagtgaaatctatagaaagatttatatttagaaatggagggagtgaATGCTAGCTCAACAAAATAGAATAATTGCTAATTAATTACTGTATCTAAGTTAATGCAAATTTTGTTCTAAATATCTTGGCCTAGCAAGGTTACATTAATGACTGTAGGTAGGTGGACCGTGGTGTGGAATATGCATGCATATAATTCTGTCAATACGCATGCATATACAGCTGCGAGTCCGAATCTAAGAATAAGGGGCGACGGGGATAAGGAGGACATATGGAGCTCGTTATCTCTGTCTTTTATTTATACCTTTATAAAACCAACGgcttattaaccggaaacacaagATTGGCGACCAGGAGACAGGAGTGCGAAGAAACAGACAGGGCCTATCAAAACATGATGGGGTTTGCACAGCAACCAGAAGAGATGTCCATGAGCCCGTCCACGGCAGCCTGCCCCGGTGTCATGTCGTCGAGCAACCAGTTCTCGAGCACCGAGAAGGTCATGGCCGTGGCAGCCTCGCCACGGCTGGCCAATATCTCTGAGGACGAGAACCTGTCGCCACTGGTCATGGAAACTGCGGCACCGGCCTCTCCATCGGTCCGGAACTCCTGCATGGCCACCATACCCTTGTAGTCCGCCATCTCCGGCGATGGGACCTTCGGCATCCAAGACTGGAAGAGCTTCGAGACGGCCATGGTGGCAGGTGCAACGTTGCCCGTGGCGGTCTCGGGGTAACCCATGGCGGCTTGCATGGCGGAGTCGAGGTTACTGCTGCTAGGGTTGTAGTAATTCATGCTGGTGGTTTGCTCAGCTGCATTGGTGGCAGTGGATGTGTGCTGGAAGAAGTGATCTGCAGGATGTGTTTGTTGTTGCAGCCTCTTCACTTTCTTCTTGAGGTGTGTGTTCCAGTAGTTCTTGATGTCGTTATCTGTTCTTTGGGGGAGGTAGGAGGCTATTGCTGCCCACCTGAATTTGCATAGGAAGAATATAGTCAGCACCAAGTTCACACACATGCATACAGAATTGGAAAACACGGAATAGTTTTTTGACAGTTGAAGGTTCATATGTGTCTGTTACAAAGTTATGGTTTTGCTTAATGGAGTTGACACTAAACAAGCAAGACCAATTTTTGGAGATTGAAATAGTAAAAGTGGTAGCACATATGGAAGATGGAAGTAATTAGAACAAAACTGTCTTTCAACCCAAAGGATTTTAGTTGGAACAGGGTGAACATTCATTTTGTTGAATATGAGAGCCCTAAGAAAGATATGAAATGAGCATCGCTTTTGTTAAATATTATCTTTCAGCAACACACCGGTCAAGATGGACATATGATTACTTACTTGTTGCCAAGCAATGCCTGCAGGTGTATGATTATCCCTTCCTCATGCTGGGTGAAGTTCCCTCTCTTGATCCCGGGTCTGAGGTAGTTGGTCCACCGCAGCCtgcagctcttgctgcacctcatcAACCCTACAATTAACcaatccatcaccaaagcaaacaAGCAACAACATATTGTATTAATTACTACTCTCCTAGATTGGTCGATCAAAAGACAAGAATCATCTACCACGTGGATATATATACTGAAAGCGCATGTGGGATGCATAAAACCAACCGGTGTTCTCGGGCACGGAGCGCCAGTTCCCGGGCCCGTGCTGCTGGATGTAGGAGACAAGGATGATATCCTCCTCCGGCGTCCATGGCCCCTTCTTCACGCTGGCGCCACCATTGTCACAGCATGGCGGCCTCCCCATGTCGTTGGTGCCGCCAGATAATATAGCTAGGCAACTATATATAGCTAGTTGAAGAGTACCTAGGTACGTTGTGATAAATAGAGATATAGCCTAGCCTAATATGCCTCAACGGCCATGGCCGGCACTCCTCCACACTAGACTGACCTCTGAAACGAAGCTTCTCCTCTCCCCATGGTCTCCTTTTATTGGAAGACACCAAGCCCTGCAGTGCTGGCAGCCTGCTGCTTTCCTCAGCTGCATGTGACCACATATCATATGGAGCCTTCCTCCTCCCTGTGCTGGTGTGATTTCCATGCATGCAAAAGTCAGCCAGGGTGCATCCAGCAGCCTCTTTCCTCGGGTCCATCTCTTTGGTGAAAGGGATCACATGTATAGTGAACTTTGCTTTGCTTTTCCCACATGAAAGGTTGACGTATTGCTTGGGGACTTCTGATCAACCAATAGTCCATCTGTCTCTTTCTCTGGGGTTTCTTTTGTGCCGGCGCTCATGAAGGGAGTAATTGCGTTGCGTGTTCCCTCCTGATTTCTTGGGCATTGATGGGGACAGCGAGTG from Triticum aestivum cultivar Chinese Spring chromosome 4A, IWGSC CS RefSeq v2.1, whole genome shotgun sequence harbors:
- the LOC123082579 gene encoding transcription factor MYB60, translating into MGRPPCCDNGGASVKKGPWTPEEDIILVSYIQQHGPGNWRSVPENTGLMRCSKSCRLRWTNYLRPGIKRGNFTQHEEGIIIHLQALLGNKWAAIASYLPQRTDNDIKNYWNTHLKKKVKRLQQQTHPADHFFQHTSTATNAAEQTTSMNYYNPSSSNLDSAMQAAMGYPETATGNVAPATMAVSKLFQSWMPKVPSPEMADYKGMVAMQEFRTDGEAGAAVSMTSGDRFSSSEILASRGEAATAMTFSVLENWLLDDMTPGQAAVDGLMDISSGCCANPIMF